One genomic segment of Clostridium estertheticum subsp. estertheticum includes these proteins:
- a CDS encoding MraY family glycosyltransferase — MSDKYILAIITALISAICTPLVKKLAIRVNAIDIPKDTRRVHTKPVPVMGGLAIYIAFVLGVILYNGILTPSQTGIIIGATVIVIGGIIDDIKDLRPRYKLLIQIIAAICLLMSGVKISMITNPFRDVYPFISMGWINIPVTIIWIVGVTNAFNLIDGLDGLAAGIAFISCVTLMIVSILSGRLEAAFLTAVLSGAILGFLPYNFNPASIFMGDTGSQLLGFLLAAISIEGAIKSATAFVIAVPILAFALPIYDTLFAMIRRKVHGKPMMQADKGHLHHRLLAMGLSQKQAVVIMYFISAILGGIAIIAMQISTQRAYFLLATVGVVTVLVAWKYGIFDQKD, encoded by the coding sequence ATGAGTGATAAATATATTTTAGCAATTATTACAGCTTTAATATCTGCTATATGTACACCTTTAGTTAAGAAATTAGCAATAAGAGTTAATGCCATTGATATCCCTAAAGATACAAGAAGGGTTCATACAAAACCTGTTCCGGTTATGGGAGGACTTGCCATATATATAGCCTTTGTTTTAGGAGTGATTTTATACAATGGAATTTTAACACCCTCTCAAACAGGGATAATTATTGGCGCGACTGTAATTGTTATTGGTGGAATTATTGATGATATTAAAGATTTAAGACCTAGATATAAACTCCTTATACAAATTATAGCAGCTATATGTTTATTGATGTCAGGTGTGAAAATATCAATGATAACCAATCCTTTTAGGGACGTTTACCCTTTTATAAGCATGGGATGGATTAACATACCAGTAACTATAATATGGATTGTAGGTGTTACTAATGCATTTAACTTAATCGATGGATTAGATGGATTAGCTGCAGGCATAGCGTTTATATCATGTGTTACTCTAATGATAGTTTCTATACTTAGCGGAAGACTTGAAGCTGCATTTTTAACAGCAGTCTTAAGTGGCGCAATTTTAGGCTTTTTACCATATAATTTTAATCCAGCATCTATATTTATGGGGGATACTGGCTCTCAATTATTAGGGTTTCTCTTAGCTGCTATCTCGATTGAGGGGGCTATTAAATCTGCGACGGCTTTTGTAATTGCAGTACCAATTTTGGCGTTTGCATTACCTATTTATGACACACTTTTTGCTATGATAAGACGAAAAGTTCATGGAAAGCCTATGATGCAAGCAGATAAAGGTCACTTGCATCACAGGCTATTGGCTATGGGACTCAGTCAAAAACAAGCAGTTGTTATCATGTATTTTATAAGTGCTATTCTAGGTGGAATTGCTATCATAGCTATGCAAATTAGTACACAAAGGGCATATTTTTTATTAGCAACGGTAGGAGTTGTTACTGTTTTAGTAGCATGGAAATATGGTATATTTGATCAAAAGGATTAG